The Legionella lansingensis DNA window GGGTATGCCGCGACGAATCCCGGATTATGCGCTGCAGTTTACTAATTTTAACATGGTGGTAACGATTGGGGCTTTTGCTTTTGGATTTGCTCAACTGTTATTCCTTTACAATGTGGTAGCCACGGTCCGCAAGGGCAAAAAAGTGGATGCTCAAGTTTGGGAAGGGGCCCGTGGCTTGGAATGGACCTTACCATCTCCGCCACCCTATCATAGTTTTACTATCCCACCAGAGATTCATTAATGGCTTAACGGCAGTTTAGAGAGAGAGGTACGATGGCAGAGAAAAGTCATGCAAAATTAATTATCATACTTGCTGCCATAGTGATTGGGATGTTTGCTTTTGGTTTTGCCTTGGTGCCTATTTACAATAGCCTTTGCAAGGCTTTGGGGATCAATGGCAAAGTAAGCCAGGCGGTGACGGCCTACGATGCTAGCCCTAGTAAAATTGCTAAAGATAGAATAGTTACTGTAGAGTTCGTGGCAACTAACAATGGTGCTTTGCCCTGGGCGTTTTATCCCAAAACAACAAAGATAAAAGTGCATCCAGGAGAAGTAGCTAAGCTGGCATTTTATGCTGAGAACAAAACAAATCATCGCATGACGGTGCAAGCTATTCCTAGCGTTACTCCTGGAATAGCCGCGAAGTATTTAAAAAAAACCGAATGTTTTTGCTTTACCCAGCAAACGTTGAATGGGCACGAGGCGATGAATATGCCGCTATTGTTTCATCTTGATACGGATTTACCAGCCAATATCAAGACAATTACTTTGGCATACACACTCTTTGACGTTACCGACAGAATAATGAATTAAAATCACAAAAACCACATTGTGATAACAAAAAGTAGAACAGGAGAATTGTAAACGATGGGCGCACATGGCACTTATTATGTACCTAAACCCAGTCACTGGCCACTTGTTGGTTCTATTGGTTTAACCACGACGTTAGTGGGAGCTGCATCTTGGCTACATCATGATTGGTATGGGCCTTATATTTTTACCTTAGGCTTGTGTATTCTCGTCTTTATGATGTTTGGCTGGTTTGGTCAAGTTATTTATGAAAATCAAAAAGGACTTCATAACTTGCAGGTTGATCGTTCTTATCGCTGGGGAATGGTCTGGTTTATTTTCTCTGAGGTTTGCTTTTTTGGTGCTTTCTTTGGTGCTCTTTTCTTCACACGACTTTGGTCGATTCCTGTATTGGGAGGCGAAGTTCATCCCATTACTCATATTACCTTGTGGAATGACTTCCAGGCGAGATGGCCTTTATTAATTAACCCCAACAATCAAATTTTCGTTGGAGCAAAAGAAGGCATGCAAGCTTGGGGATTGGCTGCAGTTAACACCCTTATTTTGTTAACGTCCGGAGTTACCATCACCTGGGCTCATTGGGCTTTAAAATTGAATAAGCGCAAACAACTCGTTGTTGCCATGATTTGTACTATTTCATTAGGTCTACTCTTCTTGGTATGCCAAGCCAATGAGTATCATGAGGCTTATACAGAGATGAACCTAACATTGGATGCCGGTATTTATGGTACGACCTTTTTCATGTTGACAGGTTTCCATGGTTTACATGTGACAATTGGGACCATCATGCTTATTGTTATCTTGATACGTTGCATCCGTGGTCACTTTACACCAGAGCGTCATTTTGCCTTTGAAGCCGTAGCATGGTATTGGCACTTTGTAGATGTGGTTTGGTTATTCTTGTTTATCTTTGTTTATTGGTTATAAAGCATAAAATCGCCAACGATGCATAGCATACCTCTGATTGTTCGCCTGCCCAATTGGGTGGGGGATGTAGTGATGACATTACCATCCTTACAGGCATTAAAATCTGCTGGATTTGATTTGCAATTGTATGGCCAAAAATGGATTTTTGATTTATTACAAAGCTTGCCAGCCAAATTATTCTATCTTCCTAAATCAATCCGTCTTGCGCGGAATGAAATTAGCAAAAATTTAGCAACAAATACATTATTATTTACGAATAGTTTTTCGAGTGCATTGATCACGTACTTGGCAAAAAAGAAAGCAGTCAGTTATAAAAATACGATTCGCAATGTCTTGTTATATAGAAGTATTGATAAAGAAAGGCATTTGCATGAAGTCGAATACTTTTGGAAAATCGCAAAACTTGCAGCGTTAACTTGGCTACCTGACGCTTCTTGGCCAACAAGTATTCCAAAATCAATTCATCTCCCTTTAAATCCTATTAGCGAATTAAAGGTAGAAGAACGATTAAAACGAGATAACATCACTGATCCTTTTATTATATTTTGCCCTTCTGCTACGGGTGCTGCAAAACAGGGTGCTTATAAAATTTGGCCTCATTGGCGCGAGTTATCCGAGCAAATCAATCAACTTGGGATGACCAGCATCATGTGTCCTGGACCGCTTGAGGAAGCGTATTGCAAACAGTTACTACCCAAAACGAAATTGGTCGCTGGACTAAATTTAAGCGAACTTGCTGCCATGTTGAAACGAGCTAGTCTAGTCGTGTCAAATGATAGTGGACCTATGCACATTGCAACAGCTGTGGGAGCTACTGTGCTCGGGATCTTTGGTTCCACTAACCCCATTCGAACAGCGCCGTGGGGAGGGAGTTATATTGGTGAGTTAGGGAAATGGCCATCTAGCCATCTTGTACTTGCGCAGATCGCCAAAATGTTAAATTTGTAATTTGGGGTGTGATAAAAAATGTGGTTTTTTTATTAACTATCTTGTTTTTCCTTGTGCCGACGTCCCGCATCTTGACCGCGGTCGGCGTAAGGAAACCGCAGTTTTAATCACACCCTGCAATTTGCACAGATTGGCTGTATTTATTGCAATATGCTATAACTCAATAAATACTTAGGTGCAGGGAGGCAAAGTATGAAATCCTATCTGCCACTATCTTTATTGATTGTTGCATTGTTTTCTGCCTTTAGTGCTCAGGCTGCAGGCCAGCAAATGTGGATCAAAGGCACGCAAGCAAAACTTCTGTATAATTCATTGACAGGCCCTAAGGTGCAAGAGGATGGAACGGCTGGTCATCTCTATAGAATAGGCACCAGTATCCTTTGTCGTTATACAAACGCTGATATTACTAAAAAAGGGAAAAAGGTTCCGCCCTATGCTCCATGCCGTTATGCATGCACCATTAAGTTTGACCATAACGGACTTGCATCACCAGGACAAAATCCTTAACAAGTCTTGAAATATCCCTCTCCACAGGGGGAGAGGGTAAACATTCTCAACTTTAGGCACTATCCTAGCAATTCCTTAATAACGGCATGCAAGCGCTGCAGGTTATCATAGTGAATAACTAAGGTCCCCTTTCCGGTTTTGCCTGGCTTTAGTCGAATTTTGGTGTTTAGCTGTTTGGAAAGTATTTGTAGTTGTTCTTGTACAAGTTGGGAAACTTCAGTTTTTGGGACAGGCTCTGATTTCCCAGCTTTGATGCGAGCAACAAGCTTTTCGGTTTCACGCACGGACAGGTTCTTGGCAACAATAAGCTCAGCCGCTGCAAGTTGTTGATCATCACTCAGCATGAGCAATGCACGGGCATGTCCCATGTCCAAGTCGCCATGTTCTAACAATCGTCTAACCCCAGGATTTAAACTTAATAAACGTAAATAATTACTTACAGCAGTGCGTGATTTTGACAACACGTCAGCTACTTGCTGGTGCGTTAAACCAAACTCACTGGTAAGACGATACATGGCACGGGCTTGATCCATCGGATTTAAATCTTCTCGCTGTAAATTTTCAACCAAAGCCATCGCCATGGCTGTTTCATCATCGACTTGACGCAGGATCACTGGTACTTCGTTTAAACCTGCCAATTGTGAAGCCCGCCAACGGCGTTCACCTGCGATGATTTCATAACGTCCTTCAGCGATTTCGCGCACAATTAAGGGTTGTAAGATGCCCTGTTGTTGAATGGATGCCGCGAGCTCGGCGAGTGTTTGTTCTTCAATCTCACCCCGAGGTTGATACTTTCCTGGTTGTAAACAATGAATAGCTAGTTTGAGGGGTTCACTTGTTGGTTTATCAACAAGTAGCGTCGTGTTGGTATTACCTAATAAGGCGGATAAGTTACGTCCTAACCCTCTGCTTTTCACTGTCATAATTTACCTCAATTAAACGACTAAGGGTTGCTTACTAATCACCTCTGCAGCTAAGACCATATAAGCTGCGGCACCAGGAGAGGTTTTATCATATTGTAAAGCGGGCACGCCATGACTGGGCGCTTCAGCCAGGCGGATATTGCGTGGTATTACAGTACGATAAACTTTGTTATTAAAATGCTCGAGAAGTTGCTTCGACACTTCTGAGCATAAGCGGTTGCGAGCATCGTACATGGTGCGTAACACCCCTTCGATATGCAAGCGTGGATTCACACTGGTTTTTACTTGCTCGATGGTGTTCAGCAACGCTGCTAAGCCTTCTAGTGCAAAATATTCGCATTGCATGGGAACGAGCACGGAGTCAGCAGCCACCAAGGCATTAATGGTTAATGTATTTAAAGCAGGAGGACAATCAATCAAAATGAAATCATAGGTTTTTTGAATGGATTGCAGCGCTTTAAATAGAAAGGTTTCGCGATGATCCCTCTCCATCAAACTAACTTCTGCCACAGTTAAATCGCTGTTGGCAGGAATGAGATCAAAGCCACACGTTGTTGTTAGACAGGCCTGTTGTGCCAAACAATCACGGAGCAATACATCATTTGTGGTATGAACCAAAGCGTTCTTATCAACCCCTGAGCCCATGGTTGCATTACCCTGAGGGTCTAAATCAATAAGCAGAACGGCATGGCGATTTGCTGCAATGGAGGCCGCCAAGTTAATTGCTGTTGTTGTTTTGCCAACGCCTCCTTTTTGATTGGCAATGGCTATCACTTTGGCCATGATGATTCCTTGGTTGATCTGTTACTGATAATGACACAGCAACGCTCCCCATCAAGGCCAGGTACTAAATACGATTTGACCTGGTAAGGTAGATGGATGCTCGCCAATTCAGTTTCAGGATAGCGCCCCTTCATGGCAAGCCAGATACCGTCATTGCCAATGAGGTGAGAAGTCCATTTTATCATTTGCGCTAAGTCACTGAATGCCCGACTAATTACTGTATCAAAACCTTGGTGTGGGTGGTAGTTTTCTGCGCGTGACTGCACAATTTCGATATTATTAATGGCTAAAGCTCGTTTTGCTTCTTCTAGAAAACGAATTTTTTTGCCATTGCTATCGAGTAATACTACCTGAAGTTGCGGATTATAAAGGGCTAACGGGATCCCTGGCAAACCTGCTCCAGTGCCGACATCCACAACACGTCTACCTTTTAGCCATGGAATGATGGCTAAGCTATCTAAAATATGACGTGTGACCATGGTATCCAGGTCACGAATGGCGGTTAAATTATAACTGCGATTCCATTTATTTAATAACAGTAAGTATTGTAAAAAAGGAGCAATGTCTGCTTTTAAGCCCAACTGCAGGAAGCCTTCGCTTAAGAGGTGTGTAATCCGCGGATCCTTGCTCATGCGGGTTCCCGATGTTTCTTTAGGTGCACTAAAAGCAATGATAAGGCGGCTGGTGTTACGCCAGAAACCCTAGCGGCTTGACCCAGAGTGGCTGGTTTTATCCGCGTTAATTTTTGCACGACCTCGGTGGATAAACCAGACACTTTACTGTAATCCAACGTACTGGGCAGCTGGGTGTTTTCGTGCTTGCGCAGGCGCTCAATATCGAGGAGCTGACGCTCGATATAACCTGCATATTTGCTTTGAATCTCAACTTGCTCGGCCACATCCGTGGTCAACTTCGATAAACCCAAAGCAGTAATGTCTTGCAAATGCTGATACGTTATTTCCGGACGTTTTAGCAATTCGGACGCTCTACAATCTTGTTGCAATGGATTGTCTAGAACACTATTCAGATGTTCATTGTGACTGACACGCACGATGGTGGCTTTGAGTTGTGTTTGTGCACGTTCTATGGCTTCTCTTTTTTCGCAAAAGGTTTGCCAGCGATGGTCACCAACCAATCCTAGTTCACGTCCTTTTTCAGTTAAGCGTAAATCGGCATTATCTTCACGTAACAGCAAGCGGTATTCAGCACGTGAAGTAAACATACGATAAGGTTCCTGCGTGCCGCAGGTTATCAAGTCATCAATCAAAACGCCCATATAGGCTTCATCACGACGAGGAGACCAAAGCGCCTTATCCTGAGTTTGCAAAGCGGCGTTCATGCCCGCAATTAACCCTTGGGCCGCCGCTTCTTCATAACCCGTTGTGCCATTAATTTGACCAGCAAAAAATAAATTGCCGAAGGGTTTCGTTTGCAAGAACGCGTTCAAGCCGCGTGGGTCAAAATAATCGTACTCGATGGCATACCCTGGACGAGTGATATGAGCGTTTTCGAAACCTTTGATGGTGCGCACAAATTGAACTTGAACCTCAAATGGCAAACTGGTCGAAATACCATTCGGATAAATTTCATCCGTGGTTAACCCCTCGGGTTCAACAAAAATCTGGTGCGACGGTTTGTCAGCGAAGCGCACTATTTTATCTTCGATAGAAGGGCAATAGCGTGGACCGATGCCTTCAATCACGCCTGCATACATCGGAGATTGATGCAAATTCGCTTGAATGATTTCATGAGTGGTGCTGGTCGTGTGGGTAATATAACAAGGGACCTGCTGCGGATGTAAACCCACATGTCCTAAATAAGAAAACACAGGGATGGTCTCATCACCCGGCTGAATGGTCATTTGGCTATAGTCAAGTGAACGTCCATCAATACGCGGAGGTGTTCCTGTTTTTAATCGACCCACCGGTAAATCCAATTCTCTTAGGCGATTGGCCAAAGCAATGGCAGGTGGATCACCCGCCCGCCCGCCGGCATATTGGCTCATACCGACGTGAATCTTGCCGCCTAGAAATGTACCCACTGTTAAGACAATAGCACGCGCGCGCAATACCAAACCCATTTGCGTGACCACAGCCGTGACGCGCTCGCCTTCAATCAGAATATCCTCAACAGCCTGTTGAAATAGAGTTAAATTCGCTTGGCTTTGTAATTGTTGTCGTATGGCTTGCCGATAAAGTACGCGGTCAGCTTGTGCGCGTGTGGCTCTGACAGCAGGACCTTTAGAGGCATTGAGCATGCGAAATTGAATACCGGCCTTGTCGGCAGCTAAAGCCATTGCGCCATCAAGGGCGTCGATTTCCTTGACTAAATGTCCTTTACCAATGCCACCAATGGCAGGATTGCAAGACATTTGCCCAAGCAAATCCATATTATGAGTCAGCAACAAGGTTTGCGCGCCCAAGCGGG harbors:
- a CDS encoding ParA family protein, coding for MAKVIAIANQKGGVGKTTTAINLAASIAANRHAVLLIDLDPQGNATMGSGVDKNALVHTTNDVLLRDCLAQQACLTTTCGFDLIPANSDLTVAEVSLMERDHRETFLFKALQSIQKTYDFILIDCPPALNTLTINALVAADSVLVPMQCEYFALEGLAALLNTIEQVKTSVNPRLHIEGVLRTMYDARNRLCSEVSKQLLEHFNNKVYRTVIPRNIRLAEAPSHGVPALQYDKTSPGAAAYMVLAAEVISKQPLVV
- the rsmG gene encoding 16S rRNA (guanine(527)-N(7))-methyltransferase RsmG, which gives rise to MSKDPRITHLLSEGFLQLGLKADIAPFLQYLLLLNKWNRSYNLTAIRDLDTMVTRHILDSLAIIPWLKGRRVVDVGTGAGLPGIPLALYNPQLQVVLLDSNGKKIRFLEEAKRALAINNIEIVQSRAENYHPHQGFDTVISRAFSDLAQMIKWTSHLIGNDGIWLAMKGRYPETELASIHLPYQVKSYLVPGLDGERCCVIISNRSTKESSWPK
- a CDS encoding glycosyltransferase family 9 protein; its protein translation is MTLPSLQALKSAGFDLQLYGQKWIFDLLQSLPAKLFYLPKSIRLARNEISKNLATNTLLFTNSFSSALITYLAKKKAVSYKNTIRNVLLYRSIDKERHLHEVEYFWKIAKLAALTWLPDASWPTSIPKSIHLPLNPISELKVEERLKRDNITDPFIIFCPSATGAAKQGAYKIWPHWRELSEQINQLGMTSIMCPGPLEEAYCKQLLPKTKLVAGLNLSELAAMLKRASLVVSNDSGPMHIATAVGATVLGIFGSTNPIRTAPWGGSYIGELGKWPSSHLVLAQIAKMLNL
- a CDS encoding cytochrome c oxidase assembly protein; protein product: MAEKSHAKLIIILAAIVIGMFAFGFALVPIYNSLCKALGINGKVSQAVTAYDASPSKIAKDRIVTVEFVATNNGALPWAFYPKTTKIKVHPGEVAKLAFYAENKTNHRMTVQAIPSVTPGIAAKYLKKTECFCFTQQTLNGHEAMNMPLLFHLDTDLPANIKTITLAYTLFDVTDRIMN
- the mnmG gene encoding tRNA uridine-5-carboxymethylaminomethyl(34) synthesis enzyme MnmG, yielding MNLEKQYDVIVVGGGHAGTEAALASARLGAQTLLLTHNMDLLGQMSCNPAIGGIGKGHLVKEIDALDGAMALAADKAGIQFRMLNASKGPAVRATRAQADRVLYRQAIRQQLQSQANLTLFQQAVEDILIEGERVTAVVTQMGLVLRARAIVLTVGTFLGGKIHVGMSQYAGGRAGDPPAIALANRLRELDLPVGRLKTGTPPRIDGRSLDYSQMTIQPGDETIPVFSYLGHVGLHPQQVPCYITHTTSTTHEIIQANLHQSPMYAGVIEGIGPRYCPSIEDKIVRFADKPSHQIFVEPEGLTTDEIYPNGISTSLPFEVQVQFVRTIKGFENAHITRPGYAIEYDYFDPRGLNAFLQTKPFGNLFFAGQINGTTGYEEAAAQGLIAGMNAALQTQDKALWSPRRDEAYMGVLIDDLITCGTQEPYRMFTSRAEYRLLLREDNADLRLTEKGRELGLVGDHRWQTFCEKREAIERAQTQLKATIVRVSHNEHLNSVLDNPLQQDCRASELLKRPEITYQHLQDITALGLSKLTTDVAEQVEIQSKYAGYIERQLLDIERLRKHENTQLPSTLDYSKVSGLSTEVVQKLTRIKPATLGQAARVSGVTPAALSLLLVHLKKHREPA
- a CDS encoding cytochrome c oxidase subunit 3, with translation MGAHGTYYVPKPSHWPLVGSIGLTTTLVGAASWLHHDWYGPYIFTLGLCILVFMMFGWFGQVIYENQKGLHNLQVDRSYRWGMVWFIFSEVCFFGAFFGALFFTRLWSIPVLGGEVHPITHITLWNDFQARWPLLINPNNQIFVGAKEGMQAWGLAAVNTLILLTSGVTITWAHWALKLNKRKQLVVAMICTISLGLLFLVCQANEYHEAYTEMNLTLDAGIYGTTFFMLTGFHGLHVTIGTIMLIVILIRCIRGHFTPERHFAFEAVAWYWHFVDVVWLFLFIFVYWL
- a CDS encoding ParB/RepB/Spo0J family partition protein, producing MTVKSRGLGRNLSALLGNTNTTLLVDKPTSEPLKLAIHCLQPGKYQPRGEIEEQTLAELAASIQQQGILQPLIVREIAEGRYEIIAGERRWRASQLAGLNEVPVILRQVDDETAMAMALVENLQREDLNPMDQARAMYRLTSEFGLTHQQVADVLSKSRTAVSNYLRLLSLNPGVRRLLEHGDLDMGHARALLMLSDDQQLAAAELIVAKNLSVRETEKLVARIKAGKSEPVPKTEVSQLVQEQLQILSKQLNTKIRLKPGKTGKGTLVIHYDNLQRLHAVIKELLG